In the Ruminococcus sp. OA3 genome, one interval contains:
- a CDS encoding TetR/AcrR family transcriptional regulator, with translation MNEKFFSLPEDKQQNIINAAMEVFARNEYKRASTDLMAARAGVSKGLLFYYFHNKKELYLFLYNYVVEIMKSQIGNQRMNQITDFYDMLSYCTEEKIKILGKNPYIMEFSMRAFYSEKEEVSDSLKSMNTSLIKVLYQQYFSHIDTSRFKETADPYKVFKMLQWMADGYIHELQMEKTGFDVDLLAQEFEDWMDMMKKLTYKEEYLDECH, from the coding sequence ATGAATGAAAAATTCTTTTCACTCCCGGAAGATAAGCAGCAAAATATCATCAATGCAGCAATGGAAGTCTTTGCACGAAATGAGTACAAGCGTGCTTCGACGGACTTGATGGCGGCAAGGGCGGGTGTATCAAAAGGATTGCTGTTTTACTATTTTCACAATAAAAAAGAACTGTATCTGTTTTTGTATAACTATGTGGTGGAGATCATGAAAAGCCAGATCGGAAACCAGAGGATGAACCAGATTACAGACTTCTATGATATGTTGAGCTACTGTACGGAAGAAAAAATCAAAATTCTGGGCAAAAATCCGTATATCATGGAATTTTCCATGAGGGCGTTTTATTCCGAAAAAGAGGAAGTTTCTGACAGTTTGAAGTCGATGAATACATCGCTGATCAAAGTGCTGTATCAACAGTACTTCTCTCATATTGATACCTCCAGGTTCAAGGAAACGGCAGATCCATATAAAGTGTTTAAGATGCTGCAGTGGATGGCGGACGGTTATATCCATGAGCTTCAGATGGAGAAAACGGGGTTCGACGTTGACCTTCTGGCACAGGAATTTGAGGACTGGATGGACATGATGAAAAAACTGACCTATAAGGAGGAGTATCTGGATGAGTGTCATTGA
- a CDS encoding GerW family sporulation protein, protein MADNSFHNTVEALFKGMESFITTKTVVGDAIHIGDTIILPLVDVSFGVGAGAFAENAKNNGYGGMGGKISPSAVLVINKNGTKLVNVKNQDAITKILDMVPDIADKFTKKDKTDEYTQEDIEHILNQEEEK, encoded by the coding sequence ATGGCAGACAATTCATTTCACAATACGGTTGAGGCATTATTCAAAGGTATGGAGAGTTTTATTACGACCAAGACAGTCGTCGGTGATGCGATCCATATCGGTGATACGATCATACTGCCGCTGGTAGATGTTTCATTCGGTGTTGGCGCGGGAGCATTTGCCGAAAATGCGAAAAATAATGGTTACGGCGGCATGGGAGGTAAAATTTCTCCGTCAGCTGTTCTGGTTATCAATAAAAACGGCACAAAGCTTGTCAACGTGAAGAACCAGGATGCGATCACCAAGATTCTGGATATGGTTCCGGACATTGCGGATAAATTTACAAAAAAGGACAAAACAGATGAGTATACACAGGAGGATATTGAGCATATACTGAATCAAGAAGAGGAAAAATAG
- a CDS encoding ABC transporter ATP-binding protein — protein MSVIEINHITKDYGEGRGVFDVSFGVWRGEVLGFLGPNGAGKTTTIRQLMGFMKPDSGSLTIGGRDCFEKADEIQKYLGYLPGEIAFIDSMNGMEFIRFIAHMKKMKDLGRAPELMDMFDLNPSGKLKKMSKGMKQKIGIVCAFMQDPKLLILDEPTSGLDPLMQNKFVDLILREKKRGKTILMSSHSFEEVEKTCDRAAIIRGGKLAAVEKMEKLRTGRKKIVQMELETAAMAADMAAQFSGAELQNRTVTVKVGKDVDLLIKKASQYKVLDMDIRTQSLEEFFMHFYGGEEDA, from the coding sequence ATGAGTGTCATTGAGATTAACCATATCACAAAGGATTACGGCGAGGGACGGGGAGTTTTTGACGTCAGCTTCGGGGTTTGGCGGGGGGAAGTCCTGGGGTTTCTGGGACCGAACGGTGCCGGCAAAACGACGACGATCCGTCAGCTGATGGGATTTATGAAACCGGACAGCGGATCTCTCACCATCGGAGGCAGGGACTGTTTTGAAAAAGCGGATGAGATTCAGAAATATCTCGGGTATCTGCCGGGGGAGATTGCATTTATTGATTCTATGAATGGAATGGAGTTCATACGCTTTATTGCACATATGAAAAAGATGAAAGATCTGGGACGTGCTCCCGAGCTGATGGATATGTTTGATCTGAATCCATCTGGAAAACTGAAAAAGATGTCAAAGGGAATGAAACAGAAGATCGGAATCGTATGTGCCTTTATGCAGGATCCGAAGCTGCTCATTCTGGATGAACCGACGAGCGGCCTGGACCCGCTGATGCAGAATAAGTTTGTGGATCTTATTCTCCGGGAAAAGAAAAGAGGAAAGACGATCCTGATGTCCTCTCACAGCTTTGAAGAGGTGGAAAAGACGTGTGACCGTGCTGCTATCATCAGAGGCGGGAAACTGGCCGCTGTGGAGAAGATGGAGAAGCTGCGCACGGGACGAAAAAAAATCGTACAGATGGAACTGGAAACTGCAGCGATGGCTGCAGATATGGCTGCGCAGTTTTCCGGAGCAGAGTTACAGAATCGCACGGTGACTGTAAAAGTCGGAAAAGATGTTGATTTACTGATTAAAAAAGCGTCACAGTACAAGGTTTTGGATATGGACATTCGTACCCAGAGTCTGGAAGAGTTTTTTATGCACTTTTATGGAGGGGAAGAAGATGCTTAG
- a CDS encoding ECF transporter S component, producing the protein MNQSTQTAVRETNHIKSLTLTAVFIALTYVFTAFVNIRLPIAANGGLIHLGNVPLFIGAMIFGKRTGAIAGGVGMAMFDLLSGWTAWAPFTLVIVGLMGFTVGLIAEKHRGLGWYALAVIVACVIKVAGYYLAEVILYGNWLTPAGSIPGNLVQIGTAAVLTLPIVGRLRTAAEKFGPGRRTC; encoded by the coding sequence ATGAATCAATCGACACAGACTGCAGTTCGTGAGACGAACCATATCAAAAGCCTGACGCTCACAGCTGTCTTTATTGCCCTGACATATGTGTTCACGGCATTTGTCAATATCCGTCTGCCAATCGCGGCGAACGGAGGGCTGATCCATCTTGGAAATGTACCGTTGTTTATCGGCGCCATGATATTTGGAAAACGCACGGGTGCCATCGCAGGCGGTGTCGGGATGGCAATGTTCGATCTGCTGTCCGGGTGGACTGCATGGGCTCCATTTACCCTGGTGATCGTCGGCCTGATGGGCTTCACTGTCGGCCTGATCGCAGAGAAACACAGAGGACTCGGCTGGTATGCGCTGGCGGTCATTGTGGCTTGCGTGATCAAGGTGGCCGGCTATTATCTTGCGGAAGTCATTCTTTACGGCAACTGGCTGACTCCGGCAGGCTCCATCCCCGGAAATCTGGTGCAGATTGGAACAGCTGCCGTTCTGACACTTCCGATTGTCGGAAGGCTTCGCACTGCAGCTGAGAAATTCGGACCCGGCAGGAGGACATGCTGA
- a CDS encoding 4Fe-4S binding protein, with protein MNAQDCLQILREIKDVAFATADREGKPKVRIIDVMLVEQERLIFCTARGKAFYRQLLDRPEVAVTGMNRQFQMVRLEGRVKKLDRHRDWIDRIFEENPAMRDVYPGNARYILEPFRIEDAVLEFFDLGRQPIYRESFSLGGISEEEKGFMISESCIQCGSCLSICPQRCIQKGTPYRIQQEHCLHCGLCAENCPAEAIKRRRSIC; from the coding sequence TTGAACGCACAAGATTGTCTACAGATTTTAAGGGAGATAAAAGATGTTGCTTTTGCTACCGCAGACCGCGAGGGAAAACCGAAAGTGAGGATCATTGATGTGATGCTGGTGGAACAGGAAAGACTGATTTTCTGCACAGCCAGAGGCAAGGCATTTTACAGGCAGTTGTTGGACAGACCGGAAGTTGCGGTTACCGGGATGAACCGTCAGTTTCAGATGGTTCGGCTGGAAGGCCGGGTAAAAAAACTGGATCGCCACAGGGACTGGATTGACCGGATTTTTGAGGAAAATCCGGCGATGCGGGATGTGTATCCGGGGAATGCCAGATATATTCTGGAACCGTTCCGTATAGAAGATGCGGTGTTAGAGTTCTTTGACCTGGGCAGACAACCCATTTACCGGGAAAGTTTTTCACTCGGTGGGATATCTGAAGAGGAGAAGGGATTTATGATTTCAGAGTCCTGTATACAGTGCGGCAGCTGCTTAAGCATCTGTCCCCAGCGATGTATCCAAAAAGGGACACCGTACCGCATACAGCAGGAACACTGTCTGCACTGCGGTCTTTGCGCTGAGAACTGTCCTGCGGAGGCAATCAAAAGAAGGAGATCCATATGTTAA
- a CDS encoding ABC transporter permease subunit, whose amino-acid sequence MLSTTLFRKELKSNYILLVIFLGVLTMYAVMIVMMFDPKTGDSLRAMAESMPQIFAAFGMGEVGTTLLEFITGYLYGMLFVIFPAVFIIILANRLVAKYVDNGSMACLLSAPHKRRKIVTTQAVFLTVCLVFLVAFVTVLVAAVSGILFPGELEVPAFLRVNVGLLGLLIFFGGACFLSSCLFNDSRRATGIGAGIVVCSVLVQMISQTGEKFRNIRYVTPLTLFDINGLTAADGDAWLACAALYASGILLMAAGVAAFSRRNLPL is encoded by the coding sequence ATGCTTAGTACGACACTGTTTCGGAAAGAATTAAAATCTAATTACATACTGCTTGTGATTTTCCTGGGAGTCCTGACAATGTATGCAGTAATGATTGTTATGATGTTTGACCCAAAGACCGGGGACAGCCTGAGGGCCATGGCAGAGAGTATGCCCCAGATCTTCGCAGCATTCGGTATGGGAGAAGTCGGCACGACACTGCTGGAATTCATCACCGGGTATCTGTACGGCATGTTGTTTGTGATATTTCCTGCGGTCTTTATTATCATCCTGGCAAACCGGCTGGTGGCGAAGTATGTAGACAACGGCTCGATGGCATGTCTTTTGTCAGCACCGCACAAGAGGAGAAAGATCGTCACAACGCAGGCTGTATTTTTAACAGTTTGTCTTGTATTTCTGGTAGCCTTTGTAACGGTACTGGTTGCGGCTGTATCCGGTATCTTGTTTCCCGGCGAGCTGGAAGTGCCTGCGTTTCTCAGAGTGAATGTGGGTCTGCTTGGACTTCTTATCTTTTTTGGAGGCGCGTGCTTTTTGTCCTCATGCCTGTTTAATGATTCGAGAAGGGCAACCGGAATCGGAGCCGGGATTGTGGTCTGCTCTGTGCTCGTTCAGATGATATCACAGACAGGAGAAAAATTCCGGAATATAAGGTATGTAACGCCGCTTACGCTCTTTGACATCAATGGGCTGACTGCGGCTGACGGGGATGCATGGCTGGCATGTGCCGCGCTGTATGCATCAGGAATCCTATTGATGGCAGCGGGAGTCGCTGCTTTCAGCAGAAGGAATCTGCCGCTTTAA
- a CDS encoding alanine--glyoxylate aminotransferase family protein has translation MLMYEIMTPGPTEVAENVRMARSRVCTNPDLDPWFYDFYRDTCRMFSELVRTENETLILGGEGILGLEAACASLTEAGDRVLVLDNGVFGKGFQDFVSMYGGDAVLYSTDYRKPIDPAALKTYLEQDSDFKYATVVHCDTPSGMCNDVSAICPLLKSYGILTVVDSVSAMFGEQMDADDFQIDVLLGGSQKAISAPPGLTLVTLSQDAKSAVKNRRTPVASFYANLLTFEDYYENQWFPYTMPVSDICGLRAALENIRREPDIVARHQKIAARVRRALVSCGLKLYQEDGFCGTVTVFEVPKPAQAAEILEKMKKEHNILIAGSFDVMAGQVIRIGHMGENCREEKVRRTLAALDQVLADIGIEMKGSMAQAF, from the coding sequence ATGCTGATGTACGAGATCATGACACCTGGACCGACTGAAGTTGCAGAGAATGTGAGGATGGCAAGAAGCAGAGTATGTACAAATCCGGATCTGGATCCGTGGTTTTATGATTTTTACAGAGATACCTGCCGCATGTTCAGTGAATTGGTCCGCACAGAGAATGAGACACTGATCCTGGGGGGTGAGGGAATCCTTGGACTCGAAGCCGCGTGCGCATCGCTGACGGAGGCAGGGGACCGTGTTCTGGTGCTTGACAACGGGGTGTTTGGGAAGGGATTCCAGGATTTTGTCTCGATGTACGGAGGAGATGCGGTGCTCTATTCGACGGATTACCGCAAGCCCATCGATCCTGCTGCATTGAAAACATATCTGGAACAGGATTCAGATTTTAAGTATGCCACTGTGGTACACTGTGATACGCCAAGCGGCATGTGCAATGATGTTTCGGCAATCTGTCCCCTGCTGAAGTCTTACGGCATACTGACTGTCGTGGATTCTGTCTCGGCGATGTTTGGCGAACAGATGGATGCAGACGATTTTCAGATCGATGTATTGCTGGGAGGATCACAGAAAGCAATCTCGGCGCCTCCGGGCCTGACTCTCGTCACTTTAAGTCAGGACGCGAAGTCCGCCGTAAAAAACAGAAGGACGCCGGTCGCTTCTTTCTATGCGAATCTGCTCACCTTTGAAGACTATTACGAAAACCAGTGGTTCCCGTACACGATGCCGGTCAGCGATATCTGCGGACTGAGAGCAGCGCTTGAGAACATCAGGCGGGAACCTGATATTGTGGCGCGTCATCAGAAGATTGCGGCACGGGTCCGCCGGGCGCTGGTCTCCTGCGGACTGAAACTTTACCAGGAGGACGGCTTCTGTGGGACGGTGACGGTATTTGAGGTGCCAAAGCCCGCTCAAGCTGCGGAGATCCTGGAGAAGATGAAGAAGGAGCACAATATTCTGATCGCCGGATCTTTTGACGTCATGGCGGGACAGGTGATCCGGATTGGTCATATGGGAGAGAACTGCCGGGAAGAAAAAGTCCGGCGGACGCTTGCTGCATTGGATCAGGTGCTTGCTGATATTGGGATTGAGATGAAGGGGAGTATGGCTCAGGCTTTTTAA